The following proteins are encoded in a genomic region of Rhizobium sp. CCGE531:
- the cobN gene encoding cobaltochelatase subunit CobN: protein MHLLLAQKGTISDGEEAIDLGQSPGDILFLSAADTELAAIAAAHGEGGCSLRLASLMSLKHPMSVDTYIDRTAHHAKLIIVRALGGASYFHYALEALHACAARQGALIAVLPGDSKPDPGLTPFSNVALDDLNALWSYLIEGGETNSRAFLAYAEAMLSGADKPMPAVPLMKAGIWWPGRGVIGVEEWWRVSKASMVAEEGFEPPTVAISFYRALVQSGETKPVEAMIEALIAEGMRPLPVFAYSLKDAVSVGILESVFTELKPGVVINSTGFAVSAPGADRQPTVLETGEAVVLQAIFSASSKEAWEASSQGLSARDLGMNVALPEVDGRVLARAVSFKAAARYDERVEANIVASEPLEDRMRYTARLAANWALLRNTPPGDRRVALVMANYPNRDGRLGNGVGLDTPAGTIEVLKAMPEAGYRVADLPADGDALMRHLAEGPTNSGHDGRVVRERLSFSDYKDFFSSLPKQIQDEITARWGEPEVDPYALEGGFALPFARFGDVLVGIQPARGYNIDPKESYHSPDLVPPHGYLAFYAFLRRSFDAHAVIHMGKHGNLEWLPGKALALSENCYPEAIIGPLPNLYPFIVNDPGEGTQAKRRTSAVIIDHLTPPLTRAESYGPLKDLEALVDEYYEASGGDPRRIRLLRKQILDLVADIGLDEDAGIAKGEGEDEALRKLDAYLCDLKEMQIRDGLHIFGVSPSGRLLTDLTVALARVPRGLGEGGDQSLQRAIARDAWGSVESLSGVESVTPPSVAFATSPPQGGRLVARGTTSPQMIIESADVVSKNSGKQSGTLPPISPLVGEMSAKLTEGGISPHKPFDPLDCDMAAEWTDQRPSILQDVSDFPWRTQGDTVERIELLAAKLVDGEIACPESWPNTRMVLGEIASKLQPSILACGDAEIAALLKGLDGRFVPPGPSGAPTRGRPDVLPTGRNFYSVDSRAVPTPAAYELGSKSAELLIRRYVQDHGEWPVSFGLTAWGTSNMRTGGDDIAQALALIGVKPVWDMTSRRVTGYEIIPPAMLRRPRVDVTLRISGFFRDAFPEQIALFDKAIRAVGMLDEDAADNPIAARMRGEIARLEAAGLDKASASRRAGYRVFGSKPGAYGAGLQALIDEKGWERRADLAEAYLVWGSYAYGAGEEGRAERGVFEERLRSIQAVVQNQDNREHDLLDSDDYYQFEGGMAAAAEQLGGTRPSIYHNDHSRPEKPVIRSLEEEIGRVVRGRVVNPKWIEGIMRHGYKGAFEIAATVDYLFAFAATTGAVGNHHFEAVYQAFVVDQSVRDFMAEKNPAALRDMRERLLEAIDRKLWTPRSNSARFDLESLDKGKETAA, encoded by the coding sequence ATGCATCTCCTCCTAGCCCAAAAGGGAACGATCAGCGACGGCGAAGAGGCGATCGATCTCGGCCAGTCGCCAGGCGATATCCTCTTTCTGTCGGCGGCCGACACCGAGCTTGCGGCGATTGCCGCAGCCCACGGCGAGGGCGGCTGTTCCTTGAGGCTTGCAAGCCTGATGAGCCTCAAGCATCCGATGTCCGTCGATACCTATATCGACAGGACGGCCCATCATGCGAAGCTCATCATCGTGCGGGCGCTGGGTGGAGCGAGCTACTTCCATTATGCGCTGGAAGCACTGCATGCCTGTGCGGCGCGTCAGGGGGCGTTGATTGCGGTGCTGCCGGGAGACTCGAAACCCGATCCCGGCCTGACGCCATTCTCCAACGTCGCTCTCGATGATCTCAACGCGCTCTGGTCCTATCTGATCGAGGGCGGCGAGACGAATTCCAGGGCATTTCTCGCCTATGCCGAGGCGATGCTGTCGGGCGCCGATAAGCCAATGCCAGCCGTGCCCTTGATGAAAGCGGGTATCTGGTGGCCGGGCCGGGGTGTGATCGGCGTCGAGGAATGGTGGAGGGTTTCCAAAGCTTCGATGGTAGCGGAGGAGGGATTTGAACCCCCGACGGTCGCTATTTCTTTCTACCGCGCTCTCGTACAGAGCGGCGAAACCAAACCCGTCGAAGCGATGATAGAGGCTCTCATCGCCGAGGGTATGCGGCCCCTGCCGGTCTTTGCCTATAGTCTCAAGGATGCCGTGTCGGTCGGCATTCTCGAAAGTGTCTTTACCGAGTTGAAGCCGGGTGTCGTCATCAACTCCACGGGCTTTGCCGTTTCGGCACCGGGTGCCGATCGTCAGCCGACGGTTCTTGAAACCGGTGAAGCCGTCGTCCTTCAGGCCATTTTCTCGGCTTCGTCCAAGGAAGCCTGGGAGGCATCCTCGCAGGGGCTCTCGGCTCGCGATCTTGGCATGAACGTGGCTCTGCCCGAAGTCGATGGGCGTGTTCTTGCCCGCGCGGTGTCCTTCAAGGCTGCGGCCCGCTATGACGAACGGGTCGAGGCCAACATCGTTGCCAGCGAACCGCTCGAGGATCGCATGCGCTATACGGCGCGGCTGGCTGCTAATTGGGCGCTGCTGCGCAATACGCCGCCCGGCGATCGCCGCGTCGCGCTCGTCATGGCGAATTATCCCAATCGCGATGGTCGTCTTGGCAATGGCGTTGGGCTCGATACGCCCGCCGGTACGATCGAGGTGCTGAAGGCAATGCCGGAGGCGGGATATCGTGTTGCCGATCTGCCTGCCGACGGCGATGCGCTGATGCGGCACCTGGCGGAGGGGCCTACAAATTCTGGTCATGACGGCCGCGTGGTTCGCGAGAGGCTTTCCTTCAGCGACTACAAGGATTTCTTCTCGTCGCTTCCCAAACAGATTCAGGATGAGATCACGGCGCGCTGGGGCGAGCCGGAAGTGGACCCCTACGCTCTGGAGGGCGGCTTTGCCCTGCCGTTCGCCCGCTTCGGCGATGTGCTTGTCGGCATCCAGCCGGCGCGGGGCTACAACATCGATCCGAAGGAAAGCTACCACTCTCCCGATCTCGTCCCGCCGCACGGCTATCTCGCCTTCTATGCCTTCCTGCGCCGCTCCTTCGATGCGCATGCGGTGATCCACATGGGCAAGCACGGCAATCTCGAATGGCTGCCGGGCAAGGCGTTGGCGCTGTCGGAAAATTGTTACCCTGAAGCGATCATCGGGCCGTTGCCGAACCTCTATCCCTTCATCGTCAACGATCCCGGCGAGGGCACGCAAGCCAAGCGCCGGACAAGCGCCGTCATCATCGATCACCTGACGCCGCCGCTGACGCGCGCCGAAAGCTACGGTCCGCTGAAGGATCTCGAGGCGCTGGTCGACGAATATTACGAGGCCTCGGGCGGCGATCCGCGCCGCATCCGTCTTTTACGCAAGCAGATCCTCGATCTCGTCGCCGATATCGGCCTCGATGAGGATGCCGGCATCGCCAAGGGCGAGGGCGAAGACGAGGCATTGCGCAAGCTCGACGCCTATCTCTGCGACCTCAAGGAAATGCAGATCCGCGACGGCCTGCACATCTTCGGCGTTTCGCCTTCCGGGCGGCTGCTGACGGATTTGACGGTGGCGCTGGCACGAGTGCCGCGTGGATTGGGCGAGGGCGGTGATCAGAGTTTGCAGCGGGCGATTGCGCGGGATGCGTGGGGGAGTGTGGAAAGCTTATCGGGTGTGGAGAGTGTGACACCCCCCTCTGTCGCCTTCGCGACATCTCCCCCACAAGGGGGGAGATTGGTGGCGCGCGGCACGACATCGCCTCAAATGATTATCGAATCTGCTGATGTCGTCAGTAAAAATTCGGGAAAGCAGAGCGGCACCCTCCCTCCAATCTCCCCCCTTGTGGGGGAGATGTCAGCGAAGCTGACAGAGGGGGGTATCTCTCCACACAAACCATTCGATCCTTTGGATTGCGATATGGCCGCCGAATGGACCGACCAACGTCCCTCAATCCTCCAAGATGTCTCGGACTTTCCGTGGCGTACCCAGGGCGATACCGTCGAGCGCATCGAACTCCTGGCCGCAAAACTCGTGGATGGTGAAATAGCCTGCCCCGAGAGTTGGCCCAACACTCGCATGGTCCTTGGCGAGATTGCCTCAAAGCTCCAGCCTTCCATCCTCGCCTGCGGCGATGCCGAGATCGCGGCCTTGCTCAAAGGCCTCGACGGCCGTTTCGTACCTCCCGGCCCCTCCGGCGCGCCGACGCGGGGCCGGCCGGATGTTCTGCCGACGGGGCGGAATTTCTATTCGGTCGACAGCCGCGCCGTGCCGACGCCGGCGGCCTATGAACTTGGCAGCAAATCGGCAGAATTGCTGATCCGCCGCTACGTTCAGGACCATGGCGAATGGCCCGTTTCCTTCGGCCTGACGGCCTGGGGCACGTCGAACATGCGCACGGGCGGCGACGATATCGCGCAGGCGCTGGCGCTGATCGGCGTCAAGCCCGTCTGGGACATGACCTCGCGCCGCGTCACCGGCTACGAGATCATACCGCCGGCCATGCTGCGGCGGCCGCGTGTGGACGTCACGCTGCGCATATCCGGCTTCTTCCGCGACGCCTTTCCCGAGCAGATCGCCTTGTTCGACAAGGCAATCCGTGCCGTCGGCATGCTCGATGAGGATGCGGCCGACAATCCGATTGCGGCGCGCATGCGCGGCGAGATCGCGCGGCTTGAAGCAGCCGGCCTCGACAAGGCCTCCGCCAGCCGCAGAGCCGGCTATCGCGTCTTCGGGTCTAAGCCCGGGGCCTATGGCGCCGGTCTGCAGGCGCTCATCGATGAGAAGGGATGGGAGCGGCGCGCCGATCTGGCCGAGGCCTATCTCGTCTGGGGCAGCTATGCCTATGGCGCGGGTGAGGAAGGCAGAGCCGAGCGCGGCGTCTTCGAGGAGCGATTGCGCTCGATCCAGGCGGTCGTGCAGAACCAGGACAATCGCGAGCACGACCTGCTCGACAGCGACGATTACTATCAGTTCGAGGGCGGCATGGCGGCGGCGGCTGAGCAGCTCGGTGGCACACGTCCCTCGATCTATCACAATGATCATTCGAGGCCGGAAAAGCCAGTGATCCGTTCCCTCGAAGAGGAGATCGGCCGGGTGGTGCGCGGGCGCGTCGTCAATCCCAAATGGATCGAGGGCATTATGCGCCATGGCTACAAGGGCGC
- the cobW gene encoding cobalamin biosynthesis protein CobW, with translation MNQAKIPATVITGFLGAGKTTMIRNLLQNAGGKKIALIINEFGDLGVDGDVLKGCGAENCTEDDIIELTNGCICCTVADDFIPTMTKLLERDARPDHIVIETSGLALPQPLVAAFNWPDIRTHVTVDGVITVVDSAAVAAGRFADDHDAIEAARVEDDSLDHESPIEELFEDQLTCADLIVLNKTDLIDVAGLGRVRAEVASRTARKPTIIEAKNGDVPAAILLGLGIGTEDDIVNRKSHHELEHEDGTPHDHDEFDSFVVELGPIADPAAFIDALKGVIAEHDVLRLKGFVDVPGKPMRLQLQAVGSRIDTYFDRAWTPGEARATRLVVIGLHEMDETIVRKAIEALV, from the coding sequence ATGAACCAGGCAAAGATTCCAGCCACCGTCATCACCGGCTTCCTGGGAGCCGGCAAGACGACGATGATCCGCAACCTGCTGCAGAATGCCGGCGGCAAGAAGATCGCGCTGATCATCAACGAATTCGGCGATCTCGGCGTCGATGGCGACGTGCTCAAGGGCTGCGGCGCGGAGAATTGCACCGAAGACGATATTATCGAGCTGACCAATGGCTGCATCTGCTGCACGGTTGCCGACGATTTCATCCCAACCATGACGAAGCTGCTGGAGCGCGATGCGCGTCCGGATCACATCGTCATCGAGACTTCGGGCCTCGCGCTGCCGCAGCCGCTGGTCGCCGCCTTCAACTGGCCCGATATTCGTACCCACGTCACCGTCGACGGCGTCATCACCGTCGTCGATAGCGCCGCCGTCGCCGCCGGGCGCTTTGCCGACGATCACGACGCTATCGAGGCTGCCCGTGTCGAGGATGATTCGCTCGATCATGAAAGCCCCATCGAGGAGCTTTTCGAGGACCAGTTGACCTGTGCCGATCTGATCGTGCTCAACAAGACCGATCTGATCGATGTTGCCGGTCTCGGCCGCGTCCGCGCCGAGGTTGCCTCGCGCACCGCCCGCAAGCCGACGATCATCGAAGCGAAGAACGGCGATGTGCCAGCCGCCATCCTGCTCGGCCTCGGCATCGGCACCGAAGACGATATCGTCAACCGCAAATCCCATCACGAGCTGGAGCATGAGGACGGCACGCCGCACGATCACGACGAGTTCGACAGCTTCGTTGTCGAACTCGGCCCGATTGCTGATCCGGCGGCCTTCATCGATGCGCTGAAAGGCGTGATCGCGGAACATGACGTGCTGCGCCTCAAGGGCTTCGTCGATGTCCCCGGCAAGCCCATGCGCCTGCAGCTTCAGGCCGTCGGCAGCCGCATCGACACCTATTTCGATCGCGCCTGGACACCGGGCGAAGCACGCGCGACTCGGCTCGTGGTGATCGGCCTGCACGAGATGGACGAGACGATCGTGCGCAAGGCGATCGAAGCTTTGGTCTAA
- the cobU gene encoding bifunctional adenosylcobinamide kinase/adenosylcobinamide-phosphate guanylyltransferase: MSSSVSRSVFVLGGARSGKSRFAEGLISDTGLERHYVATGQAWDDEMRERIARHRADRGDLWQTHEEPMDLVKRLAAIDAEGRVVLVDCLTLWVTNLMMAERDMMAEFAALIAFLPTARSRLVLVSNEVGLGIVPENRMAREFRDHAGRLHQMVAAASTEVYFIAAGLPLKMKG; this comes from the coding sequence ATGTCGTCTTCAGTTTCCCGATCTGTTTTCGTCCTCGGTGGAGCGCGCTCCGGCAAATCCAGATTCGCCGAAGGCCTGATTTCGGACACCGGTCTTGAACGTCACTATGTGGCGACAGGCCAGGCGTGGGACGATGAGATGCGCGAGCGCATCGCACGGCACCGCGCCGACCGTGGCGATCTATGGCAGACGCATGAGGAGCCGATGGATCTCGTCAAGCGGCTCGCCGCGATCGATGCCGAAGGGCGAGTGGTGCTTGTCGACTGCCTGACGCTCTGGGTGACCAATCTGATGATGGCGGAGCGGGACATGATGGCGGAGTTTGCCGCCCTGATTGCATTTCTGCCGACTGCACGATCGCGGCTCGTTCTCGTATCCAACGAGGTCGGGCTTGGAATCGTGCCGGAAAATCGCATGGCGCGCGAATTTCGCGACCATGCCGGCCGTCTGCACCAGATGGTCGCGGCGGCAAGTACCGAAGTTTATTTTATCGCAGCGGGCCTGCCGCTGAAAATGAAGGGTTGA
- a CDS encoding chloride channel protein, protein MLQKFQPRRLGVFSALFDLGRFRALLRRGELGLVFAGALAGVASGCAVTAMSFISRKLHSLIYGITDYERLSSAAVAIPDKSVLFIAPIAGGIILGILLYILSRTRKKPMVDPIEANALHGGRMSLTDSILVAVQNLISNGFGASVGLEAGYTQLAAGIASKFGYKMQMRRADLRMLVGCGAAGAIAAAFNAPLTGAFYAFELIIGTYSILTLTPVVVSALISTMIARLLAGDDFAIDIGHFGSIAPADYLPAVLLGACCAGVGILIMQGVAWTEELARKSSIAPPFRPALGGLVVGILALISPQVLSAGHGALHLNLSTDVTLGALVGLFLLKSLASAVSIGSGFRGGLFFASLFMGALLGKIFAYCAPYFDHNALTPAVYAVVGMSSLAVAIIGGPLTMTFLALEITGDFPITALVLAAVITSSLVVRTSFGYSFATWRFHLRGESIRSAHDVGWIRNLTVARMMRPDVHTGSIDMSIEEFRKNFPIGSAQRVILLDKNEKYSGMVLVPDVYASPVEKDDEEHGLSDFIQLRNEFLQPQMNAKQAAAIFDQTKSEALVVVNDLIERRVIGLLTESYTLRRYSEELDRRRREVSGEL, encoded by the coding sequence ATGTTGCAGAAATTCCAACCGCGACGCCTCGGCGTCTTCTCCGCCCTGTTCGATCTCGGTCGGTTCAGGGCATTGTTGCGCCGTGGCGAATTGGGACTTGTTTTCGCCGGCGCGCTGGCGGGAGTGGCCTCCGGCTGCGCCGTGACGGCGATGAGTTTCATCTCGCGCAAGCTTCACAGCCTCATCTACGGCATAACCGACTATGAGCGCCTGAGTTCGGCGGCGGTGGCGATCCCCGACAAATCGGTATTGTTTATCGCGCCGATCGCCGGCGGCATCATCCTCGGCATCCTGCTCTACATATTGTCGCGCACGCGCAAGAAGCCGATGGTCGACCCGATCGAAGCCAATGCGCTGCACGGCGGCCGCATGTCGCTCACCGACAGTATCCTCGTCGCCGTGCAGAACCTGATCTCGAATGGATTTGGTGCCTCCGTCGGGCTCGAGGCGGGTTACACCCAGCTTGCCGCCGGCATCGCCTCCAAATTCGGCTACAAGATGCAGATGCGCCGCGCGGACCTGCGCATGCTCGTCGGCTGCGGCGCCGCCGGCGCCATCGCCGCCGCGTTCAATGCGCCGCTTACCGGCGCCTTTTACGCCTTCGAGCTGATCATCGGCACCTATTCCATCCTGACGCTGACGCCCGTCGTCGTCTCGGCATTGATATCGACGATGATCGCGAGATTGCTCGCCGGCGATGACTTCGCCATCGATATCGGCCATTTCGGCTCCATCGCCCCCGCCGATTATCTGCCGGCGGTTTTGCTCGGCGCCTGCTGCGCCGGCGTCGGTATCCTGATCATGCAGGGCGTCGCCTGGACCGAAGAACTGGCGCGCAAGAGTTCCATCGCACCGCCCTTCCGCCCAGCGCTCGGGGGCCTTGTCGTCGGTATACTGGCACTGATCTCCCCGCAGGTTCTGTCGGCGGGGCACGGCGCGCTGCATCTCAACCTGTCGACGGACGTGACGCTCGGGGCCTTGGTCGGCCTGTTCCTCCTCAAATCGCTAGCCTCTGCGGTCTCGATCGGCTCCGGCTTCAGAGGCGGTCTCTTCTTCGCGTCTCTGTTCATGGGTGCGCTTCTCGGCAAGATCTTCGCCTATTGCGCGCCCTATTTCGATCACAACGCGCTGACGCCGGCCGTGTACGCCGTGGTCGGCATGAGTTCGCTGGCCGTCGCGATCATCGGCGGCCCGCTGACGATGACGTTCCTGGCGCTGGAGATCACCGGTGACTTCCCGATCACTGCCCTGGTGCTGGCTGCCGTCATCACGTCGTCGCTCGTGGTCCGCACCAGCTTCGGCTACTCCTTCGCCACCTGGCGCTTCCATCTGCGCGGCGAGAGCATCCGCAGCGCCCACGACGTCGGCTGGATCCGCAATCTCACTGTCGCCCGCATGATGCGCCCCGACGTGCATACGGGAAGCATCGACATGAGCATCGAGGAGTTCCGCAAGAATTTTCCGATCGGTTCGGCCCAGCGCGTCATCCTGCTCGACAAGAACGAGAAGTATTCGGGAATGGTTCTGGTCCCCGACGTCTATGCGAGCCCTGTTGAAAAGGACGACGAGGAACACGGACTTTCCGATTTCATCCAGCTGCGCAACGAGTTCCTGCAGCCGCAGATGAACGCCAAGCAAGCGGCCGCCATATTCGACCAGACCAAGAGTGAAGCGCTTGTCGTCGTCAACGATCTGATCGAGCGCAGGGTGATCGGCCTGCTGACGGAGAGCTATACGCTGCGGCGCTACAGCGAGGAACTCGACCGCCGCAGGCGCGAGGTCTCCGGCGAACTCTAA
- a CDS encoding cobyric acid synthase produces MTKAIMLQGTGSDVGKTVLVAGLCRLFANRGVRVRPFKPQNMSNNAAVAEDGGEIGRAQWLQSLAARVPSSVHMNPILLKPQSETGSQIIVQGKVWGHAKGRGYQALKPQLLGAVLESFAAMRAGTDLVIVEGAGSPAEINLRRGDIANMGFATRANVPVVLVGDIDRGGVIASLVGTYHILPEEDRRMIRGYIINKFRGDVSLFGEGIEAIGGFTRWQCHGVVPWLKAAARLPAEDSVVLERLARGSSGALKVVVPVLSRIANFDDLDPLRAEPDVDLVFVRAGEHLPADAGLVVLPGSKSTIGDLLDLREQGWDRDIAAHVRRGGRVIGICGGYQMLGHTVYDPLGIEGSVTETPGLGLLEIETEMAPEKTVRNSMAVSKEYDVPLSGYEIHLGVTRGADCERPSAVIDGRPDGAISPDGRVMGTYLHGLFGSDAYRAKLLASFGLAGERMDYRASVDTALDEIAAELESVLDPAWLDSLVG; encoded by the coding sequence ATGACAAAGGCGATCATGCTGCAGGGAACCGGTTCCGATGTCGGAAAAACGGTATTGGTCGCGGGGCTGTGCCGGCTGTTCGCCAACAGGGGCGTGAGGGTCCGTCCGTTCAAGCCGCAGAACATGTCCAACAATGCCGCCGTTGCCGAGGATGGCGGCGAGATCGGCCGCGCTCAATGGCTCCAGTCGCTGGCGGCGCGCGTGCCGTCATCCGTGCATATGAATCCAATCCTGCTGAAGCCGCAGTCGGAGACGGGCAGTCAGATCATCGTGCAGGGCAAGGTTTGGGGCCATGCCAAGGGGAGGGGTTATCAGGCGCTGAAGCCGCAATTGCTTGGCGCGGTGCTTGAAAGCTTCGCTGCGATGCGTGCGGGAACCGATCTCGTTATCGTCGAGGGGGCCGGTTCTCCTGCCGAGATCAACCTGCGACGGGGCGATATCGCCAATATGGGTTTTGCGACGCGCGCCAACGTTCCCGTCGTGCTCGTCGGCGACATAGACCGCGGCGGCGTGATCGCATCGCTGGTCGGCACATACCATATTTTGCCGGAAGAAGACCGGCGGATGATCCGCGGCTACATCATCAATAAGTTTCGCGGCGATGTCTCCTTGTTCGGGGAAGGCATCGAGGCCATTGGCGGCTTCACTAGATGGCAATGCCATGGCGTGGTGCCATGGCTCAAAGCGGCAGCGCGCCTGCCGGCCGAGGATTCCGTCGTGTTGGAGCGGCTTGCGCGCGGCTCCTCCGGCGCGCTGAAGGTCGTCGTGCCCGTGCTGTCGCGCATCGCCAATTTCGACGATCTCGATCCGCTGCGGGCCGAACCCGACGTCGATCTCGTCTTTGTCCGGGCGGGCGAGCATTTGCCAGCCGATGCGGGGCTTGTGGTGCTGCCGGGCTCCAAGTCCACGATCGGTGACCTCCTCGATCTGCGCGAGCAGGGATGGGATCGCGACATTGCCGCGCATGTGCGCCGTGGCGGCCGTGTCATCGGCATTTGCGGCGGCTATCAGATGCTCGGCCATACGGTTTACGACCCGCTCGGCATCGAGGGATCGGTCACCGAGACGCCGGGACTGGGCCTGCTTGAAATCGAGACGGAAATGGCGCCGGAAAAGACGGTGCGCAACAGCATGGCCGTCTCGAAGGAGTATGACGTGCCTCTATCGGGCTATGAAATCCATCTCGGTGTGACGCGCGGCGCCGACTGCGAGCGGCCTTCTGCTGTCATCGACGGCCGGCCCGATGGGGCGATATCGCCTGATGGTCGCGTCATGGGCACATATCTGCATGGCCTCTTCGGCAGCGACGCCTACAGGGCAAAGTTGCTCGCAAGCTTTGGTCTCGCCGGCGAGCGCATGGACTATCGCGCCAGCGTCGATACGGCGCTGGACGAGATCGCGGCCGAGCTTGAAAGCGTGCTTGACCCTGCCTGGCTCGATAGCCTTGTTGGTTAG
- a CDS encoding ABC transporter substrate-binding protein produces MKKLLASAIFAFGAYALAGSAHAAECGNVSIAEMNWASAGVAAQVDKLILQNGYGCNVTLVTGDTQPTFTSMNEKGEPDVAPELWVNAVRTSLDKAVSEGRLIEAAPLLSDGGVEGWWIPKFVADAHPDIKTVQDALKHPELFPAPEDASKGAVYDCPAGWNCQISTTNLYKALGADKLGFTLVDTGSAAGLDGSIANAFEKKTGWLGYYWAPTAILGKYDMVRLSFNVPHDKKDWDACTSQQDCANPKVNSYPVSDVYTVVTKAFAAKAGIAMDYMKTRKWDNATVGKVLAWMTDNQGTNEDGAKYFLKTYPDMWTKWVSPDVATKVKASL; encoded by the coding sequence ATGAAGAAGCTTCTCGCTTCCGCCATCTTTGCATTCGGCGCCTATGCTTTGGCTGGCTCGGCGCATGCCGCAGAATGCGGCAACGTATCGATTGCCGAAATGAACTGGGCATCTGCCGGCGTCGCCGCCCAGGTCGACAAGCTCATTCTGCAAAATGGTTACGGCTGCAACGTGACACTTGTGACCGGCGATACGCAGCCGACATTCACCTCGATGAACGAAAAGGGTGAGCCGGACGTCGCTCCGGAACTCTGGGTCAACGCCGTGCGTACCTCGCTCGACAAGGCCGTATCCGAAGGCCGCCTCATCGAAGCCGCGCCGCTTCTGAGCGACGGCGGTGTCGAAGGCTGGTGGATTCCGAAATTCGTCGCCGACGCCCATCCCGATATCAAGACCGTTCAGGATGCATTGAAGCATCCGGAACTCTTCCCTGCTCCCGAAGATGCTTCCAAGGGTGCGGTCTATGACTGCCCGGCGGGCTGGAACTGCCAAATCTCCACGACCAACCTCTACAAGGCCCTCGGCGCCGACAAGCTCGGCTTCACGCTGGTCGACACCGGTTCCGCCGCTGGCCTCGACGGCTCGATCGCCAACGCCTTCGAAAAGAAGACAGGCTGGCTCGGCTACTATTGGGCTCCGACCGCCATCCTCGGAAAGTACGACATGGTTCGCCTGAGCTTCAACGTACCGCACGACAAGAAGGACTGGGATGCCTGCACGTCGCAGCAGGATTGCGCCAACCCGAAGGTGAACTCCTATCCGGTTTCGGACGTCTATACCGTCGTGACCAAGGCCTTTGCCGCGAAGGCCGGCATCGCCATGGACTACATGAAGACCCGCAAGTGGGATAACGCCACCGTCGGCAAGGTTCTCGCCTGGATGACCGACAACCAGGGTACCAACGAGGATGGCGCCAAGTACTTCCTCAAGACCTATCCGGACATGTGGACCAAATGGGTTTCCCCGGATGTCGCCACCAAAGTGAAGGCTTCGCTCTAA
- a CDS encoding proline/glycine betaine ABC transporter permease: protein MAIQCTILPNVLCNFPAIDETLIRLARKNIDDGFRASVRAYGNLIDAVVQPLQWFLNYLEWAFTNTPWFIVLIVMMLVVYAASRNLKIVAGTAISMILIGVFGLWTDTMVTLAMVTVCTLIAIVIGLPIGILMARSDRLQSIVNPTLDVMQTMPSFVYLIPVVVIFGIGKVPGLIAVVIYAVPPMIRLTNLGIRLVDKEVLEAADAFGSSHRQKLVNVQIPLALPTIMAGINQTIMMSLAMVVVASMVGVGGLGKNTLQAINNQFFTVGFLNGFALVAIAIIFDRTSQAYGRRLQKHSEVIHG, encoded by the coding sequence ATGGCTATCCAGTGTACGATCCTGCCGAATGTGCTCTGCAACTTTCCGGCAATAGATGAAACGCTCATACGTCTTGCGCGCAAGAACATCGATGACGGGTTTCGCGCATCCGTCCGCGCGTACGGCAATCTCATCGATGCCGTCGTGCAGCCTCTGCAATGGTTTCTGAATTATCTGGAATGGGCGTTCACCAATACGCCCTGGTTCATCGTGCTCATCGTCATGATGCTCGTCGTCTATGCCGCCAGCCGCAATCTGAAGATTGTCGCCGGCACCGCGATCTCGATGATCCTCATTGGCGTCTTCGGTCTTTGGACCGACACGATGGTCACGCTTGCCATGGTGACGGTCTGTACGCTCATCGCCATCGTCATCGGCCTGCCGATCGGCATTTTGATGGCGCGCTCCGACCGGCTCCAGTCGATCGTCAACCCGACCCTCGACGTGATGCAGACGATGCCGAGCTTCGTCTATCTCATCCCGGTCGTCGTCATCTTCGGCATCGGCAAGGTTCCGGGTCTTATCGCCGTCGTCATCTATGCCGTCCCGCCGATGATCCGCCTGACCAATCTGGGCATCCGGCTCGTGGACAAGGAGGTTCTGGAAGCCGCCGATGCCTTCGGGTCGTCGCATCGCCAGAAGCTGGTCAACGTGCAGATCCCGCTCGCGCTGCCCACCATCATGGCCGGCATCAACCAGACCATCATGATGTCGCTCGCAATGGTCGTCGTCGCCTCCATGGTCGGCGTCGGCGGACTCGGCAAGAATACGCTGCAGGCGATCAACAACCAGTTCTTCACCGTCGGCTTCCTCAACGGTTTCGCCCTGGTCGCCATCGCCATCATTTTCGACCGGACGAGCCAGGCCTATGGCAGACGGCTCCAGAAGCACTCGGAGGTCATCCATGGCTAG